The segment CTCGACCTGCACCTGAGCAAGGACGGCGCGCTGATCGTCATGCACGACGACAAGGTCGACCGGACCACCGACGGCAGCGGCGCCGTCGCCGACCTCACCCTCGACGAGCTGCGCGGCCTGGACGCCGGTCTCGGCGAGCGGGTGCCGGTCTTCGAGGAGGTTCTGGACGCGGTGGACAAGCCGATCCAGGCCGAGATCAAGGACATCGCCGCCGCCCGTGTCCTGGCCGAGGTGCTGCGCGAGCGCGACGCGCTGGACCGGGTGGACGTGCTGTCCTTCCACGACGAGGCGCTGCGCGAGGTGCGCGCGCTGCTGCCGGACGCGCGGACCGTGCTGGTCGCCGAGGGCCCGCTGGGCCCGGAACTCGTCCCGCGCGCCCAGGCGGTGGGCGCCTGCCTGGTGAGCCTGGAGCTGCGCCGGATCAGCCGGGCCCTGGTGCAGGAATGCCACGGGGCGGGCATCCCGGTCATCGCGTGGACCGTCAACACCCCCGCTGACCTCGCGCTGGTCCGCGCGCTCGGACTCGACGGCGCGGTCACCGACCTGCCGGAGATCCGGCACGCGGTGGCGGCCGGCGGCTGAAAGACGGGGGCAACACGCCCGACACAGATGTCCGGCATGTGGAATCACAGGCCGATGACCTGGACATTTACCCACAGGCGATGTCAATCTCGCGCCATGCGCACTGCCTTCGCCGCCGCTGCCGCGGCCTCCGTTCTCGTCCTCACGGCCGCCGCGTGCGCCCCGCAGGACGACACCAGCACGTCCTCGGCCAGCGGGTCCGCGTCCGCGTCCGCCTCGTGCTCCACGTCGTCGCTGGCCACCAAGACCGGCGGCAAGCTGACGGTCGGCACGGACAACCCGGCGTACGACCCGTGGTTCTCCGACGACAACCCGTCGAACGGCAAGGGCTTCGAGTCGGCTGTCGCGTACGCCGTCGCCAAGCAGCTCGGCTTCGACAAGAGCGATGTGGTCTGGCAGAAGGTGGCCTTCAACAACGCCTTCGCGGCGGGCACCAAGAGCTTCGACTTCGACATCAACCAGGTCTCCATCAACGCCGACCGCAAGAAGGCCGTGGACTTCTCCTCGGGCTACTACACCGTGCGGCAGGCGGTGATCGCACTCAAGGGCTCCACGGCCGCGAAGGCCACCAGCATCGCCGACCTCAAGAAGGTGAAGCTGGGCGCCCAGGTGGGCACGACGAGCCTGGACTACATCAACGACGTCATCAAGCCGACGCAGGACGTGGCGGTCTACCAGAAGAACGACCTCGCCACCGCCGCGCTGAAGAACGGTCAGGTCGACGCGATCGTCTACGACCTGCCGACCGCCTTCTACATCACCTCCGCCGAACTGACCGACGCCAAGATCGTCGGCCAGTTCGAGAACACCGGCGGCGGGCAGGAGCAGTTCGGCCTCGTCCTGGACAAGGGCAGCAAGCTCACCTCCTGCGTCAGCAAGGCGGTCGACGCGCTGCGGGCGGACGGCACGCTGGCCGCCATCGAGAAGACGTGGCTGTCCGACGCGGTCGACGCCCCGGTGCTGAAGTGACCCTGGAGGACATGTACAAGCCGTCCGCCCGGCGGGTCGAGCGCGAGCGCCACAAGCGCGCCCGCTCCCGCCGGGCGGCGGCCATCGCCGCGGTGAGCACCCTGGTCACGGCCGCGGTGCTCTACTTCGTCATCACCGGCTCCCCCGGCTGGCCGCGCACCCGCGAGACGTTCTTCAGCGCCCACTACGCGCGCCAGGCCCTGCCGCAGGTCCTTGAGGGCCTGTGGCTCAACATCCGGCTCATGGTGATCTGCGGGGCCATCGCCCTGCTCCTCGGACTGCTCCTCGCGATCGCGCGCACCCTGCGCGGCCCGGTCTACTTCCCGCTGCGCGCCCTGGCCACCGCCTACGTGGACTTCTTCCGGGGCCTGCCGCTGATCATCTGCCTGCTCGCCGTGATCTACGGCGTGCCCGCGCTGCGGCTCCAGGGCGTGACCACCGATCCGGTGATACTCGGCGGGACCGCGCTGGTGCTGACCTACTCCGCCTACGTCGGCGAGGTCTTCCGGGCCGGCATCGAGAGCGTCCACCCCAGCCAGCGGGCCGCCGCCCGCTCGCTCGGCCTGAGCGGCGTGCAGGCGATGCGGTACGTGGTGCTGCCGCAGGCCGTACGGCGCGTGGTGCCGCCGCTGCTGAACGACCTGGTGTCGCTGCAGAAGGACACCGGGCTGGTGTCGATCGCGGGCGTGGTCGACGCGGTGTACGCGGCGCAGATCCTCGCGAGCAAGAGCTTCAACTACACGCCCTATGTGGTCGCGGGCCTGATCTTCGTCGCGCTGACGATCCCCATGACCCGGTTCACCGACTGGATCACCGCGCGGATGAACCGCCGCCAGTCGCAGGGAGGCACCGTATGACCGACGTCCTGAGGCTCGAATCGGTGCGCAAGACCTTCGGCGAGTCGGTGGTCCTGCGGGACGTCGATCTCGCCGTCCCGCAGCACACCGTGACCGTGCTGATCGGCGCGTCCGGCTCGGGCAAGTCGACGCTGCTGCGCTGCGCCAACCTGCTGGAGGAGATCGACGACGGCGCGATCTTCCTCGACGGGGACGAGATCACCCACCCCCGGGCGGACCAGGACGCGGTGCGGCGGCGGATCGGCGTGGTCTTCCAGGCGTACAACCTCTTCCCGCACATGACCGTGCTCGACAACATCACGCTCGCCCCGCGCCGGGTGCACGGCACACCGCGCAAGGAGGCCGAGGAGCGGGCGCGCGAGCTGCTGACCCGGCTGGGGCTGGCGGAGAAGGCGGGCGAGTACCCGGACCGCCTCAGCGGCGGCCAGCAGCAGCGGGTGGCGATCGTACGGGCGCTGGCCGGGCAGCCCAGGCTGCTGCTGCTCGACGAGATCACGGCGGCGCTCGACCCGGAGCTGGTGGGTGAGGTGCTCAATGTGGTGCGGGACCTCAAGGAGCAGGGGATGACGATGGTCATCGCCACCCATGAGATGGGCTTCGCGCGCGAGGTGGCGGACCAGGTGTGCTTCCTGGACGGCGGCGTGGTGCTGGAG is part of the Streptomyces sp. NBC_01262 genome and harbors:
- a CDS encoding glycerophosphodiester phosphodiesterase → MRFLTVGHRGVMGVEPENTLRSFTRAQREGLDQIELDLHLSKDGALIVMHDDKVDRTTDGSGAVADLTLDELRGLDAGLGERVPVFEEVLDAVDKPIQAEIKDIAAARVLAEVLRERDALDRVDVLSFHDEALREVRALLPDARTVLVAEGPLGPELVPRAQAVGACLVSLELRRISRALVQECHGAGIPVIAWTVNTPADLALVRALGLDGAVTDLPEIRHAVAAGG
- a CDS encoding amino acid ABC transporter permease, with the protein product MYKPSARRVERERHKRARSRRAAAIAAVSTLVTAAVLYFVITGSPGWPRTRETFFSAHYARQALPQVLEGLWLNIRLMVICGAIALLLGLLLAIARTLRGPVYFPLRALATAYVDFFRGLPLIICLLAVIYGVPALRLQGVTTDPVILGGTALVLTYSAYVGEVFRAGIESVHPSQRAAARSLGLSGVQAMRYVVLPQAVRRVVPPLLNDLVSLQKDTGLVSIAGVVDAVYAAQILASKSFNYTPYVVAGLIFVALTIPMTRFTDWITARMNRRQSQGGTV
- a CDS encoding ABC transporter substrate-binding protein: MRTAFAAAAAASVLVLTAAACAPQDDTSTSSASGSASASASCSTSSLATKTGGKLTVGTDNPAYDPWFSDDNPSNGKGFESAVAYAVAKQLGFDKSDVVWQKVAFNNAFAAGTKSFDFDINQVSINADRKKAVDFSSGYYTVRQAVIALKGSTAAKATSIADLKKVKLGAQVGTTSLDYINDVIKPTQDVAVYQKNDLATAALKNGQVDAIVYDLPTAFYITSAELTDAKIVGQFENTGGGQEQFGLVLDKGSKLTSCVSKAVDALRADGTLAAIEKTWLSDAVDAPVLK
- a CDS encoding amino acid ABC transporter ATP-binding protein encodes the protein MTDVLRLESVRKTFGESVVLRDVDLAVPQHTVTVLIGASGSGKSTLLRCANLLEEIDDGAIFLDGDEITHPRADQDAVRRRIGVVFQAYNLFPHMTVLDNITLAPRRVHGTPRKEAEERARELLTRLGLAEKAGEYPDRLSGGQQQRVAIVRALAGQPRLLLLDEITAALDPELVGEVLNVVRDLKEQGMTMVIATHEMGFAREVADQVCFLDGGVVLERGTAKQVFGAPAQERTQQFLRRIVEAGRL